A window from Pyrococcus yayanosii CH1 encodes these proteins:
- a CDS encoding TIGR02253 family HAD-type hydrolase: protein MIKAVFFDFVGTLLSKESEEITHLKIMEEVVRKAGANVYPEELFREYEAMTSRAFLQYAGKPFRPIRDIEVEVMKELAERYSFQLPGDFWEIHLRMHQTYGRLYPEAIDVLKELREKGYHVGLITDSDNDYLRAHLEALGIAGLFDSITTSEDAGFFKPHPRIFELALKKAGVKGEEALYVGDNPLKDCRGARQLDMLSVLLDRTGEKRELWKECEFVVSDLREILKILEELSRS, encoded by the coding sequence GTGATTAAGGCGGTTTTCTTCGACTTCGTTGGAACCCTCCTCAGCAAGGAGTCGGAGGAAATTACGCACCTCAAGATAATGGAGGAGGTCGTGAGGAAGGCCGGTGCTAACGTATACCCCGAGGAGCTCTTTAGGGAATACGAGGCCATGACCTCGAGGGCATTCTTGCAATATGCTGGCAAGCCCTTCAGGCCCATAAGGGACATAGAGGTTGAGGTTATGAAAGAGCTCGCTGAGAGGTACAGTTTCCAGCTCCCCGGCGACTTCTGGGAGATTCACCTTCGGATGCACCAGACCTACGGAAGGCTGTACCCTGAGGCCATTGACGTCCTGAAGGAGCTGAGGGAAAAGGGTTACCACGTGGGCCTTATAACGGACTCGGACAATGACTACCTCAGGGCCCATCTAGAGGCTCTTGGAATAGCTGGGCTCTTCGATTCCATAACGACCAGCGAAGATGCAGGTTTCTTCAAACCGCACCCGAGGATATTCGAGCTTGCACTTAAGAAGGCAGGAGTAAAGGGTGAGGAAGCCCTTTATGTCGGGGACAATCCCCTGAAGGACTGCAGAGGCGCCAGGCAGCTCGACATGCTTTCCGTGCTGCTTGACAGAACAGGAGAAAAAAGGGAGCTCTGGAAGGAGTGCGAGTTCGTCGTGAGCGACCTCAGGGAGATTCTAAAGATATTGGAAGAGTTAAGCAGATCCTAA
- a CDS encoding SAM hydrolase/SAM-dependent halogenase family protein, translated as MITLTTDFGLRGPYVGEMKAVMLGLNPKAIIIDVTHSITRHSVLEGSFVMEQVVKHSPKGTVHVGVIDPGVGTKRRAVIIEGEQLLVVPDNGLATLPLKHLRPRRAYEIDFERVRKFTRRAISSTFHGRDVFGPVGALLDAGHAPEEFGNEIDLDSLVRLDLEPRMEGDIWRLRVIYVDDFGNVILNLENYERPRAVELPDFGLTIPYLDTYGLVEPGELLALPGSHDYLEIAVNQGSAAERLNLKVGDEVRVKLL; from the coding sequence ATGATAACTCTAACAACGGACTTCGGCCTGCGCGGGCCCTACGTGGGGGAGATGAAGGCTGTCATGCTGGGACTCAATCCCAAGGCCATCATAATTGACGTTACGCACTCAATAACCCGCCACTCTGTTTTGGAAGGCTCCTTCGTCATGGAGCAGGTCGTAAAGCACTCCCCAAAAGGGACCGTCCACGTGGGGGTAATCGACCCCGGCGTCGGGACGAAGAGGAGGGCCGTGATAATCGAGGGAGAGCAGTTACTTGTCGTGCCCGATAACGGCCTTGCAACGCTCCCCTTGAAACACCTTCGCCCAAGAAGGGCCTACGAGATAGACTTCGAGAGGGTGAGGAAGTTTACGAGGAGGGCTATAAGCTCCACGTTTCACGGCCGGGATGTATTCGGGCCCGTTGGAGCTCTTCTGGACGCGGGCCACGCTCCCGAAGAGTTCGGCAACGAGATAGACCTCGACTCCCTGGTTAGGCTTGACCTTGAGCCGAGGATGGAAGGGGACATCTGGAGGCTGAGGGTTATATACGTGGACGACTTCGGCAACGTCATTCTGAACCTTGAGAACTACGAAAGGCCGAGAGCGGTAGAGCTCCCAGACTTTGGCCTGACGATTCCCTATCTTGACACCTACGGCCTCGTTGAACCTGGCGAGCTTCTGGCCCTTCCAGGGAGTCATGACTATCTTGAGATAGCGGTCAACCAGGGGAGTGCAGCTGAAAGACTTAACTTGAAGGTTGGGGATGAGGTGAGAGTGAAGCTCCTTTAG
- the lonB gene encoding ATP-dependent protease LonB — translation MARGEMDEERLDLGIEFETTEEIPVPERLIDQVIGQDHAVEVIKTAAKQRRHVLLIGEPGTGKSMLGQAMAELLPTENLEDILVFPNPEDENMPRIKTVPACQGRKIVEEYRKRAREQENVKSYLLLFVFFVVALAVLMSRGDPNTLLLGLFVIIVSIMAVSNLRFKTQVLVPKLLVDNCGRKKAPFVDATGAHAGALLGDVRHDPFQCFSGNESVIIRENGKTRAVKLRDFVENALKNPSGEGTDGDVKIIYHDFRDEGVEVLTREGFTKLLYANKRVGKQRLRRIVNLEKDYWLALTPDHKVYTASGLKEVGELTEKDELISVPVTVLDEFDIARTYGEEDRLRDCLRWREHRERIGYGYKGAKLRSLKMAEELRKCGLLPLRSDDERLEKVALLMGALFSDGSIDKNLNTLSFISSEREAVERFVEALKELFGEFNYEIKENCEARGRSVLFRTWDRKIIRFFVALGAPVGNKTKVKLELPWWVKLRPSLFLAFFDGLYSGDGSVPKFANYKDGIKFNGTLEVAQLTDELDKKLPFFEELAWHLGLFGINARVRVDGTKGKHKVRLILSQSVDNVLTFLEFVRISLSPVKREKFLDEVEKYLNGAGDSRHSNRLDELRKWLERVKKGERRTFVETWEEVEVTYNLTTEKGNLLTNGLFVKNSGGLGTPAHERVEPGMIHRAHKGVLFIDEIATLSLKMQQSLLTAMQEKKFPITGQSELSSGAMVRTEPVPCDFILVAAGNLDTIEKMHPALRSRIRGYGYEVYMRTTMPDTIENRRKLVQFVAQEVRKDGRIPHFTRDAVEEIVREAQKRAGRKGHLTLRLRDLGGIIRAAGDIAVRKGKKYVDREDVLEALKLARPLEKQLADWYIERKKEYQVILTEGGEVGRVNGLAVIGEQSGIVLPIEAAVAPAASREEGKIIATGKLGEIAREAVQNVSAIIKRYKGEDISRYDIHVQFLQTYEGIEGDSASISVATAVISALEEIPVRQDVAMTGSLSVRGEVLPVGGVTPKIEAAIEAGIKTVIIPKANEKDVFLSPDKREKINIIAVERIDEVLEVALEESEKKRELIERIRRSLPITGKG, via the coding sequence ATGGCGAGGGGTGAGATGGACGAGGAGAGGCTCGACCTTGGAATAGAGTTCGAGACAACCGAGGAGATTCCCGTTCCCGAGAGGCTGATAGATCAGGTTATAGGTCAGGATCACGCCGTCGAGGTCATAAAGACGGCCGCCAAACAAAGGAGGCACGTCCTTCTCATTGGAGAGCCGGGAACGGGCAAGTCCATGCTGGGCCAGGCGATGGCCGAGCTCTTGCCAACGGAGAACCTTGAAGACATCCTTGTCTTCCCGAACCCCGAAGACGAGAACATGCCTAGGATAAAGACGGTGCCCGCCTGTCAGGGTAGGAAGATAGTTGAGGAGTACAGGAAGAGGGCGAGAGAGCAGGAAAACGTTAAATCGTACCTTCTCCTCTTCGTCTTCTTCGTCGTTGCCTTGGCCGTCCTCATGAGCCGCGGCGATCCAAACACATTACTTCTCGGCCTTTTCGTGATAATAGTTAGTATAATGGCCGTATCAAATCTCCGCTTCAAGACCCAAGTCCTCGTCCCCAAGCTTCTCGTGGACAACTGCGGTAGGAAGAAGGCCCCCTTCGTTGATGCAACTGGAGCGCACGCGGGAGCACTGCTTGGCGACGTGCGTCACGACCCGTTCCAGTGCTTTAGTGGAAACGAGAGCGTTATTATCAGGGAGAATGGAAAGACAAGGGCTGTAAAGCTCAGGGACTTCGTTGAAAATGCCCTAAAGAACCCATCGGGAGAAGGAACCGACGGAGACGTTAAAATAATCTACCACGACTTCAGGGATGAGGGCGTTGAGGTTCTAACGAGAGAGGGCTTCACAAAGCTCCTCTACGCCAACAAGAGGGTTGGAAAGCAGAGGCTGAGGAGGATAGTTAACCTTGAGAAGGACTACTGGCTCGCCCTAACGCCCGATCACAAGGTCTACACCGCCAGTGGACTTAAGGAAGTCGGGGAGCTTACAGAAAAGGATGAACTCATCAGCGTCCCCGTCACTGTTCTCGACGAGTTCGATATCGCCAGAACCTACGGCGAGGAGGACAGGCTGAGGGATTGCCTCCGCTGGAGGGAGCACCGCGAAAGGATCGGCTATGGTTATAAGGGGGCGAAGCTCAGGTCCCTCAAGATGGCAGAGGAGCTCAGAAAGTGTGGTCTTTTACCGCTCAGGAGCGACGACGAGAGGCTTGAGAAAGTTGCCCTCCTGATGGGAGCGCTCTTCAGCGACGGGAGCATAGATAAGAACCTCAACACGCTGAGCTTCATCTCAAGCGAGAGGGAGGCCGTTGAAAGGTTTGTTGAGGCCCTCAAGGAGCTCTTTGGCGAGTTCAACTACGAAATCAAGGAGAACTGCGAGGCAAGGGGAAGGAGCGTTCTATTCAGGACGTGGGACAGAAAGATTATAAGGTTCTTCGTGGCCCTCGGCGCTCCAGTTGGCAACAAGACGAAAGTCAAGCTTGAACTCCCGTGGTGGGTCAAGCTGAGGCCATCGCTGTTTTTGGCCTTCTTCGACGGCCTCTACAGCGGCGATGGTAGCGTTCCAAAGTTTGCTAATTATAAAGACGGCATAAAGTTCAACGGAACCCTTGAGGTGGCCCAGCTAACCGATGAACTCGACAAAAAGCTGCCGTTCTTCGAGGAACTCGCCTGGCACCTCGGTCTCTTTGGAATAAACGCCAGGGTCAGGGTTGACGGGACAAAGGGCAAGCACAAGGTCAGGCTTATCCTTTCCCAGTCGGTGGACAACGTTCTAACCTTCCTTGAGTTCGTCCGGATAAGCCTCTCCCCAGTGAAGAGGGAGAAGTTCCTCGACGAGGTTGAGAAGTACTTAAATGGGGCAGGCGATTCAAGACACTCAAACAGGCTCGACGAGCTCAGGAAGTGGCTTGAGCGCGTGAAGAAAGGCGAGAGGAGAACGTTCGTTGAGACCTGGGAAGAGGTTGAGGTAACCTACAACCTGACCACCGAGAAGGGCAACCTGCTCACCAACGGCCTCTTCGTCAAGAACTCCGGTGGATTAGGCACACCAGCCCACGAGCGTGTCGAGCCCGGCATGATTCATAGGGCTCATAAGGGCGTCCTCTTCATCGACGAGATTGCGACGCTCAGCCTCAAGATGCAACAGAGCCTCCTCACGGCAATGCAGGAGAAGAAGTTTCCGATAACTGGCCAGAGCGAGCTTTCGAGCGGAGCCATGGTGAGGACAGAACCCGTGCCCTGCGACTTCATTCTGGTTGCGGCGGGCAATCTCGATACAATAGAGAAGATGCACCCCGCCCTGCGCTCCCGTATAAGGGGTTATGGCTACGAAGTTTACATGAGGACGACGATGCCGGACACGATAGAGAACCGGCGCAAGCTCGTTCAGTTTGTAGCCCAAGAGGTCAGGAAGGACGGCAGGATACCCCACTTCACCCGCGATGCAGTCGAGGAAATCGTAAGAGAAGCTCAAAAGAGGGCTGGGAGAAAGGGCCACCTGACTCTCAGACTCAGGGACCTCGGTGGAATAATTAGGGCTGCAGGTGACATAGCCGTAAGGAAGGGCAAGAAGTACGTGGATAGGGAAGATGTGCTAGAGGCCCTCAAGCTCGCGAGGCCCCTTGAGAAGCAGCTGGCTGACTGGTACATCGAGAGAAAGAAGGAGTACCAGGTTATCCTGACAGAGGGCGGCGAGGTAGGCCGCGTTAACGGCCTTGCCGTAATAGGAGAGCAAAGCGGTATAGTCCTGCCAATCGAGGCGGCGGTTGCGCCGGCGGCGAGCAGAGAGGAAGGCAAGATAATCGCAACGGGCAAGCTCGGCGAGATAGCGAGGGAAGCAGTTCAAAACGTATCCGCGATAATCAAGCGCTACAAGGGTGAGGACATAAGTCGCTACGACATTCACGTCCAGTTCCTTCAGACTTACGAGGGCATCGAAGGGGATTCGGCAAGCATAAGCGTCGCGACCGCCGTCATCTCAGCCCTCGAGGAAATTCCTGTGAGGCAGGATGTCGCTATGACGGGCTCTTTAAGCGTTCGTGGTGAGGTTCTGCCCGTAGGGGGGGTGACACCGAAGATTGAGGCCGCGATAGAGGCTGGCATAAAGACCGTCATAATCCCGAAGGCCAACGAAAAGGACGTCTTCCTGAGCCCAGATAAACGCGAGAAGATAAACATAATTGCCGTCGAGAGGATAGATGAGGTTCTCGAGGTAGCCCTCGAGGAGAGCGAGAAGAAGAGGGAGTTAATAGAGAGGATAAGGAGGAGTCTCCCGATAACGGGGAAGGGGTGA
- a CDS encoding AbrB/MazE/SpoVT family DNA-binding domain-containing protein, translated as MVIRVVSIRLKVGPKGQIVIPKVFREAYGIKEGKEVIIEPTERGLVIRAPVDAEKLMEKLRERRKRMKGRGVRAKLGDLRSVDLEDEFDEGVP; from the coding sequence ATGGTGATACGTGTGGTTAGCATAAGGCTGAAGGTCGGACCCAAAGGGCAGATCGTTATTCCAAAGGTCTTTAGGGAGGCGTACGGGATTAAGGAGGGAAAGGAGGTCATAATAGAGCCAACCGAGAGAGGCCTTGTAATAAGAGCGCCAGTGGACGCAGAAAAGCTCATGGAGAAGCTGAGAGAAAGGAGGAAGAGGATGAAGGGAAGAGGTGTACGGGCCAAGCTCGGCGATCTTAGGAGTGTTGACCTGGAGGATGAGTTCGATGAAGGTGTTCCTTGA
- a CDS encoding tRNA (cytidine(56)-2'-O)-methyltransferase, with protein sequence MIVVLRLGHRPGRDKRITTHVALTARAFGADGVIIAGEPDEKVKESVEDVVERWGGPFFLEFNKNWRRVIREWSGIVVHLTMYGLHVDDVIEEIRDAYRRGEDLLIVVGAEKVPREVYELAHYNVAIGNQPHSEVAALAVFLDRLLEGKGLRKEFKDARLRIIPQARGKKVVEVRKDAEQAEAGH encoded by the coding sequence ATGATAGTGGTGCTCCGTCTTGGTCACAGGCCCGGGAGGGACAAGAGGATAACCACCCACGTGGCGCTGACAGCCAGAGCGTTTGGAGCTGATGGGGTCATAATAGCGGGAGAACCGGACGAAAAAGTCAAGGAGAGCGTGGAGGACGTCGTGGAGAGGTGGGGAGGTCCATTCTTCCTCGAGTTCAACAAAAACTGGAGAAGAGTCATAAGGGAGTGGTCCGGCATCGTCGTTCATCTAACGATGTATGGCCTCCATGTCGATGACGTCATCGAGGAGATAAGGGATGCCTACAGGAGGGGGGAGGATCTCCTGATTGTCGTCGGTGCCGAAAAGGTTCCGAGAGAAGTCTACGAGCTCGCCCACTACAACGTTGCCATAGGAAACCAGCCCCACAGCGAGGTTGCGGCCCTCGCCGTCTTCCTCGACAGGCTTCTTGAGGGGAAGGGTCTCAGGAAAGAATTTAAGGATGCGAGGCTCAGGATAATCCCGCAGGCAAGAGGAAAGAAAGTTGTGGAGGTCAGAAAGGATGCTGAGCAAGCTGAGGCCGGGCATTAG
- a CDS encoding transglutaminase domain-containing protein: MRFRVLPLLLLSVVLLSGCLIKPPAQVKFEVDRSVVQPGGTFHIIVTINNTGKVGIKDVYLWIDDERFVVVKSPSFPDVLKVGEAKKLVWMVRAPLVPGDYQLKVYLEITDELHRVWKGFTYETRIKVIGKPITSELSIYLDAPKEVQGGTEFKVGVTIVNGLGKLARITSVELIPGRFEVVESPKFPEFLETNSSVSLTYVLKAPYASLSERVLVVVEYLTAGESGRAVAEATFKSVWRPWEMSSEVLKTAYGNNSEWIWLDRVVDGYWEWVYRSDSSFNRTALREVVLPVVNEAESDVDAARALFNLILTKHTLDTNTTTLNPSDILERSSISPTEANILMVAYLRSLNIPARLVTLYDGFDCTRKAFVEFYASGRWYVVDFDTSFFGTREDFIASRWFPRIYQLITRNGYSLVAQRPKGAGHGHVDVAKEYVGNIEDVLLDVLSERLDREAFTRLTILVAEFSPEEKRFALFLFASAPPEEASTILKKHNPATLRGSVDALYKFYGDMDWAEDFRAYWEKFSSIYR, encoded by the coding sequence ATGAGGTTCAGGGTATTGCCCTTGCTCCTCCTTTCAGTGGTCCTGCTCTCGGGCTGTCTGATAAAGCCCCCGGCCCAGGTAAAGTTCGAGGTCGACAGGAGTGTTGTTCAGCCGGGGGGTACCTTCCACATAATCGTTACCATAAACAACACCGGGAAGGTAGGGATAAAAGACGTTTACCTCTGGATAGATGATGAGAGGTTCGTGGTCGTGAAGAGCCCTTCTTTTCCCGATGTTCTGAAAGTTGGGGAGGCTAAGAAGCTCGTTTGGATGGTGAGGGCGCCCCTAGTCCCCGGGGACTACCAGCTTAAAGTTTACCTCGAGATAACGGATGAACTTCACAGGGTCTGGAAGGGATTTACCTATGAGACAAGGATAAAGGTTATTGGAAAGCCCATTACCTCTGAGCTGTCCATATACCTTGACGCTCCCAAGGAGGTCCAAGGGGGGACCGAGTTCAAGGTAGGAGTAACCATCGTCAATGGCCTTGGAAAACTCGCTAGGATAACTTCCGTTGAATTAATCCCAGGCCGCTTTGAAGTTGTAGAATCCCCCAAGTTCCCGGAATTTCTAGAAACTAATTCAAGCGTTTCCCTGACCTATGTTTTGAAGGCTCCATATGCCTCGCTTTCTGAGAGGGTTCTCGTTGTAGTGGAGTATTTGACTGCCGGCGAGTCGGGGCGGGCCGTTGCCGAGGCAACCTTTAAGAGCGTGTGGCGGCCCTGGGAGATGAGCAGTGAAGTCCTGAAAACCGCTTACGGGAATAATTCGGAATGGATATGGCTAGACAGGGTCGTGGACGGTTACTGGGAGTGGGTTTATAGAAGTGATTCATCGTTCAACAGGACCGCCCTTAGAGAAGTCGTTCTCCCCGTAGTGAATGAAGCCGAGTCGGATGTTGACGCGGCCAGGGCCCTCTTTAACCTTATTCTCACCAAACACACTCTCGACACAAACACTACAACTCTTAATCCCTCCGATATACTTGAAAGGTCCTCGATAAGCCCGACGGAGGCCAACATACTTATGGTTGCCTATCTTCGCTCCCTCAATATCCCGGCTAGACTTGTAACCCTCTATGATGGCTTCGACTGCACCAGAAAGGCATTCGTCGAGTTCTACGCTTCTGGAAGGTGGTACGTTGTGGACTTCGATACGTCCTTCTTCGGGACGAGGGAAGATTTCATCGCCAGCAGGTGGTTCCCAAGGATCTACCAGCTCATCACGAGGAATGGATACTCCCTGGTCGCCCAGAGGCCGAAAGGGGCTGGCCATGGTCATGTTGATGTTGCGAAGGAGTACGTTGGAAACATTGAAGATGTTCTCCTTGACGTCCTCTCTGAGAGGCTTGACCGTGAGGCCTTCACGAGGCTAACGATACTGGTGGCCGAATTCTCTCCGGAGGAAAAGAGGTTTGCACTCTTCCTATTCGCCTCGGCACCTCCGGAGGAGGCGTCCACTATCCTTAAAAAGCACAACCCTGCCACCCTTAGGGGCAGTGTTGACGCCCTTTACAAGTTCTACGGGGACATGGACTGGGCGGAGGACTTTAGGGCTTATTGGGAGAAGTTCAGTAGCATCTACAGGTGA
- the gor gene encoding glyceraldehyde-3-phosphate:ferredoxin oxidoreductase: MRFRVLKLDVGKREISTEDFEKEDVFGIIDYGIHLHSEVYKSYEVEPYDPRNIVVFGKGPFAGSALPGSHRLMFFFRSPLYGVLMPSAMGGAAYQFQHVGVDFVVVEGRAEKPTVVVLKNDGERLEVNLLQMELDKVIEIWRGYKGEEGVYALTQYLLDTLGKEFEGMKFRIAVVGPAALNTNYGAIFSQALRNGKRMVGSEDWAARGGPGSVLLRAHNVVAIAFGGKPRKKAFPGEDIGSFKTAKGIVEGVHKKPYNEVVSEKTVKYRFNPKLNTGGTFGGNYPAEGDLVPILNWQMPYIPKEDRIRIHENIMKHYWGPFNEEAIKTKNWTTCGEPCPVVCKKHRRGHHVEYEPYEANGPLSGSISLRASDISVHAVDAMGFDAIEFGGTAAWILELVHRGLLKPEEVGLSGKPEFTKEALLEKPVETSEVNAKLVAELAHRVAFAENEIAKIIGLGKRKASRILDEKFKDRLAYGESFKDYGVFVPLGEDGEITPTMYWAIGNYIPLPIQGRYWTFYQFGVFLEPEELAQKIVASAIWEFWYDNVGWCRFHRGWMKPVLKVLFMEAYGVNVDMEEHAKKQMRKLIEYAKKAGYEPVFWDSMRVIDLVAAGAEEFGNEAWAERFKADKIGTAKEYLKRVLRTYSQLLGVEWEI; this comes from the coding sequence ATGAGATTTCGGGTGCTTAAGCTCGACGTCGGTAAGAGGGAAATCTCAACGGAAGACTTCGAGAAGGAAGACGTCTTCGGAATCATTGACTATGGAATCCACCTCCACTCAGAGGTTTACAAGAGCTACGAGGTCGAGCCCTATGACCCAAGGAACATCGTTGTGTTCGGTAAGGGACCCTTTGCCGGCTCCGCGCTCCCCGGGTCCCACAGGCTTATGTTCTTCTTCCGATCACCTCTCTACGGTGTCCTTATGCCCTCGGCGATGGGAGGGGCCGCGTACCAGTTCCAGCACGTTGGAGTGGACTTCGTGGTCGTGGAGGGGAGGGCGGAGAAGCCCACCGTCGTCGTGCTCAAGAACGATGGTGAGAGGCTCGAGGTGAACCTTCTTCAGATGGAGCTTGATAAGGTCATCGAGATTTGGAGAGGTTACAAGGGTGAAGAAGGTGTCTATGCACTCACCCAATACCTCCTCGACACCTTAGGAAAGGAGTTCGAGGGAATGAAATTCAGGATTGCCGTCGTGGGGCCCGCGGCCCTCAACACAAACTACGGAGCCATATTTTCTCAGGCGCTGAGGAACGGAAAGCGTATGGTTGGAAGCGAGGACTGGGCGGCACGCGGCGGTCCCGGTAGCGTTCTGCTAAGAGCTCATAATGTCGTTGCAATAGCCTTCGGTGGAAAGCCGAGGAAGAAGGCCTTCCCAGGGGAGGACATCGGGAGCTTCAAGACCGCCAAAGGCATAGTGGAGGGCGTCCACAAGAAGCCCTACAACGAGGTCGTGAGCGAGAAGACCGTCAAGTACAGGTTCAATCCCAAGCTTAACACGGGGGGAACCTTCGGCGGCAACTATCCGGCCGAGGGCGACCTCGTGCCCATCCTGAACTGGCAAATGCCTTACATCCCGAAGGAGGACCGCATAAGGATTCATGAAAACATAATGAAGCACTACTGGGGGCCCTTCAACGAGGAGGCCATCAAAACCAAGAATTGGACGACCTGCGGTGAGCCTTGTCCGGTCGTGTGTAAGAAGCACCGTAGGGGCCATCACGTCGAGTACGAGCCTTACGAGGCCAACGGTCCACTGAGCGGAAGCATAAGCCTAAGGGCGAGCGACATAAGCGTCCACGCCGTTGACGCCATGGGCTTTGATGCCATAGAGTTCGGAGGAACCGCCGCTTGGATCCTTGAGCTGGTCCACAGAGGCCTGCTTAAGCCCGAAGAGGTGGGTCTAAGTGGGAAGCCAGAGTTCACCAAAGAGGCCCTGCTCGAGAAGCCCGTCGAGACCAGCGAGGTGAACGCGAAGCTCGTGGCCGAGTTAGCTCACAGGGTTGCCTTCGCCGAAAACGAGATAGCTAAGATAATCGGACTTGGCAAGAGGAAGGCCAGCAGGATACTCGATGAGAAGTTCAAGGACAGACTCGCCTACGGGGAAAGCTTCAAGGACTACGGCGTCTTTGTGCCGCTGGGAGAGGATGGTGAGATAACTCCAACGATGTACTGGGCCATAGGCAACTACATACCACTCCCGATTCAGGGTCGGTACTGGACGTTTTATCAATTCGGCGTCTTCCTTGAGCCCGAGGAGCTGGCCCAGAAGATAGTGGCGAGCGCTATTTGGGAGTTCTGGTATGACAACGTCGGGTGGTGTAGATTCCACAGGGGATGGATGAAGCCCGTTTTGAAGGTCCTCTTCATGGAGGCATACGGCGTCAACGTGGATATGGAAGAGCACGCGAAGAAGCAGATGAGGAAGCTCATAGAGTACGCCAAGAAGGCTGGCTACGAGCCCGTGTTCTGGGATTCCATGAGGGTCATAGACCTCGTGGCTGCCGGCGCCGAGGAGTTCGGCAATGAGGCGTGGGCCGAGCGCTTTAAGGCCGACAAGATTGGAACCGCCAAGGAATACCTGAAGAGGGTCCTCAGGACCTACAGCCAGCTACTGGGTGTTGAGTGGGAGATTTAA
- the pgsA gene encoding archaetidylinositol phosphate synthase, giving the protein MLSKLRPGIRGWLEAAARPLVRLGFSPNHLTVLGLLLSLAAAYAFYRGDQRVAALLLAIGAFFDALDGSLARLTGRVTRFGGFLDSTLDRLSDAAILFGIALGGLVEWPIAFLALIGSYMVSYARCRAELAGSGTLAVGIAERGERLIIITIAALVGRVWLGVYLVVILAWITFFQRVWVARRLLRG; this is encoded by the coding sequence ATGCTGAGCAAGCTGAGGCCGGGCATTAGAGGGTGGCTTGAGGCAGCCGCAAGACCCCTTGTCCGTCTTGGCTTTTCCCCTAATCATCTCACCGTTCTGGGTCTTTTACTCTCCCTGGCCGCGGCTTACGCCTTCTACCGCGGTGATCAGAGAGTAGCTGCCTTACTCCTTGCCATTGGAGCATTTTTCGATGCTCTCGACGGCTCTCTCGCGAGGCTCACGGGCAGGGTTACCCGGTTTGGTGGTTTCCTGGACTCTACCCTCGACAGGCTTAGTGACGCCGCTATACTCTTTGGTATAGCCCTCGGCGGCCTTGTTGAGTGGCCCATAGCTTTCCTGGCCCTAATCGGGTCGTATATGGTAAGCTATGCGAGATGCAGAGCAGAGCTGGCCGGTTCTGGGACGCTGGCCGTTGGGATAGCGGAAAGAGGAGAAAGGCTCATAATAATCACGATTGCGGCCCTCGTTGGGAGGGTTTGGCTGGGCGTTTACCTCGTAGTAATCCTTGCTTGGATAACCTTCTTCCAGAGGGTCTGGGTGGCGAGAAGGCTTTTAAGGGGATAG
- a CDS encoding glycosyltransferase — translation MRIELLLIFIILWDGYYFFSYLFSLLRRYRTKKWMPSVSVIIPAYNEAENIERAVRAALEQEYPVLEVIVVDDGSEDDTFERVARINDPRLKVFRKEHEGKAKALNFGIAKARGKIIVTTDADSYMDRKAVEKLVERFYSEDVVAVGGQIRVIPESFLSLAQDVEHLRIAMYRRARELENLSLAPGPLSAFRREALEKIGGIVESTVEDYATTKALKQLGHVVYAPEAKVFTKMPTSLKALWTQRTRWFLGDLRHVSIKDLARLLLGDFITFLDIIVPLLLILEGNFSLLALFLVFEILTILIPLRLEGGNIVEGLLFPIFLWFWAVFYLAVHIYGYVTTLRNKTF, via the coding sequence TTGAGGATTGAACTCCTTCTAATTTTCATCATACTCTGGGATGGATACTACTTCTTCAGCTACTTGTTCAGCCTCCTGAGGCGCTACAGAACGAAGAAGTGGATGCCCTCTGTGAGTGTCATCATACCGGCATATAACGAGGCCGAGAACATAGAGAGAGCCGTGAGGGCCGCCCTCGAGCAGGAATACCCTGTTCTCGAGGTTATAGTTGTTGACGATGGTAGCGAGGACGACACCTTTGAGAGGGTGGCTCGCATAAACGACCCCCGCCTTAAGGTCTTCAGGAAGGAACATGAAGGAAAGGCAAAGGCCCTAAACTTTGGTATAGCAAAGGCTAGGGGGAAAATTATCGTTACAACGGACGCCGATTCTTATATGGACCGAAAGGCCGTAGAAAAGCTCGTGGAGAGGTTCTACTCGGAGGACGTGGTTGCTGTAGGTGGCCAGATAAGGGTCATTCCCGAGTCGTTCCTATCCCTTGCCCAAGACGTGGAGCACTTGAGGATAGCGATGTATCGTAGGGCGAGGGAACTCGAGAACCTGAGCCTTGCACCGGGCCCCCTCTCCGCCTTCAGGAGAGAGGCCCTAGAGAAGATTGGGGGGATAGTGGAGAGCACCGTTGAGGACTACGCCACAACGAAGGCACTCAAGCAGTTGGGTCACGTAGTTTATGCTCCTGAGGCCAAAGTCTTCACGAAGATGCCGACCTCCCTGAAAGCCCTCTGGACCCAGAGAACTAGGTGGTTTCTTGGAGATCTGCGGCATGTGAGCATTAAAGATCTCGCCAGACTCCTCCTTGGCGACTTCATAACTTTCTTGGATATAATCGTCCCTCTACTCCTAATCCTCGAAGGCAACTTTTCCCTGCTCGCACTCTTCTTAGTCTTTGAAATCCTGACCATACTTATCCCCCTGAGGCTCGAGGGAGGGAATATAGTTGAAGGGCTGCTCTTCCCGATTTTCCTCTGGTTCTGGGCCGTTTTCTACCTCGCCGTTCACATCTACGGCTACGTGACAACCCTCAGGAACAAAACCTTTTAA